In Actinoplanes derwentensis, the following proteins share a genomic window:
- a CDS encoding MarR family winged helix-turn-helix transcriptional regulator, which translates to MRDYGWELSTAVVLFHEAVAQRLGLSAAEHKALGVILRSGPMPIGALAPALGVGVTALTGIVDRLERAGYVQRRPDPADRRRTLLVADPAKRPDLGGIFADLTAAMGEFTSRYDEAQLAVITDYLDNTIRVLREQTTRLAG; encoded by the coding sequence ATGCGTGACTACGGCTGGGAGTTGAGCACCGCTGTTGTGCTCTTTCACGAGGCGGTCGCGCAGCGGCTCGGACTGAGCGCCGCCGAGCACAAGGCCCTGGGCGTGATCCTGCGCTCCGGGCCGATGCCGATCGGCGCCCTGGCCCCGGCACTGGGCGTGGGCGTGACCGCGCTGACCGGCATCGTCGACCGGCTGGAACGGGCCGGTTACGTGCAGCGGCGGCCCGACCCCGCCGACCGTCGGCGCACCCTGCTGGTGGCCGATCCGGCGAAGAGGCCGGATCTCGGTGGCATCTTCGCCGACCTGACGGCGGCGATGGGTGAGTTCACCAGCCGGTACGACGAGGCACAACTGGCCGTGATCACCGACTATCTGGACAACACGATCCGCGTGCTTCGCGAGCAGACCACGCGACTGGCCGGCTGA
- a CDS encoding PSP1 domain-containing protein yields MGMLCAVSFNRYGRLYYLDPAGFTPAVGDRVLVPTDDGPEVAECVWAPQWVEEDTSGFPKVAGLAVDTDLHRDETLRKRKAEAKVAAKKLIKSHNLPMKVVAVDHVLDPTGGNSARTTIYFTAPNRVDFRSLVRDLGATLHCRVELRQLSARDSARVQGGIGSCGRDLCCATFLTDFEPVTIRMAKDQDLPLNPLRISGACGRLMCCLKYEHPLYQTFQASAPALGSRVTTPEGDGRVVAHSVPKDAVVVRLDADGSRCSCSRASVCAPRQAHDAQYNPEI; encoded by the coding sequence ATGGGCATGCTGTGCGCGGTCAGCTTCAACCGGTACGGCCGCCTCTACTACCTCGATCCGGCCGGCTTCACGCCAGCCGTCGGCGACCGCGTGCTGGTGCCGACGGATGACGGTCCCGAGGTGGCGGAGTGCGTCTGGGCACCGCAATGGGTCGAGGAGGACACCTCCGGTTTCCCCAAGGTCGCCGGGCTGGCGGTCGACACCGACCTGCACCGCGACGAGACGTTGCGCAAGCGCAAAGCCGAGGCCAAGGTCGCCGCCAAGAAGCTGATCAAGTCGCACAACCTGCCGATGAAGGTCGTCGCCGTCGATCACGTGCTCGACCCGACCGGCGGTAACAGCGCGCGCACCACGATCTATTTCACCGCACCGAACCGGGTCGACTTCCGTTCCCTGGTCCGTGACCTCGGGGCCACCCTGCACTGCCGGGTCGAGCTGCGCCAGCTCTCCGCCCGCGACTCGGCCCGCGTCCAGGGCGGCATCGGCTCCTGCGGCCGCGACCTGTGCTGCGCCACGTTCCTGACCGACTTCGAGCCGGTCACCATCCGGATGGCGAAAGATCAGGATCTGCCGCTCAACCCACTACGCATCTCCGGCGCGTGCGGCCGCCTGATGTGCTGCCTCAAATACGAGCACCCGCTGTACCAGACGTTCCAGGCCTCCGCCCCGGCGCTCGGCTCCCGTGTGACGACGCCGGAGGGTGACGGTCGCGTCGTCGCGCACAGTGTTCCCAAGGACGCGGTGGTGGTCCGCCTCGACGCCGACGGCTCCCGCTGCTCCTGCAGCCGTGCCTCGGTCTGCGCTCCGCGCCAGGCCCACGACGCCCAATACAACCCCGAGATTTAG
- a CDS encoding type VII secretion target has protein sequence MDRLADQIDHAAKALATVDRRVPDLVPVAADFGAADAGRPGRIGRALFAGWSAVLAARAREAADASTHLTEMAESVRVSAHAYTETDDLVRRRFQRGL, from the coding sequence GTGGATCGACTCGCCGACCAGATCGACCATGCCGCAAAGGCACTGGCCACCGTGGACCGTCGCGTCCCAGATCTGGTTCCGGTCGCCGCCGACTTCGGCGCCGCCGACGCCGGTCGCCCGGGCCGCATCGGCCGCGCCCTGTTCGCCGGCTGGTCCGCGGTCCTGGCAGCCCGCGCCCGGGAGGCCGCCGACGCCTCCACCCACCTGACCGAGATGGCCGAGTCCGTCCGGGTCAGCGCTCACGCCTACACCGAAACCGACGACCTGGTCCGCCGACGTTTCCAGAGGGGTCTCTGA
- a CDS encoding DNA polymerase III subunit delta', whose protein sequence is MSPQDVFSDLVGQDEPVRILRRAAAAAARTMAGDPDPGGMTHAWIFTGPPGARRAVAARAFAAALQCERDGIGCGECHGCHTTMVGTHADVHVVATEGLSIGVKETRMLVLRSASAPSGSRWQVVIVEDADRLGERASNALLKAIEEPSPRTVFLLCTPSVHPDDIMVTIRSRCRLVSMIQPSAAALSEFLVRRHGMVPEQAGWAAAAAQGDLERARQLAADPESRGRRDEVLGVPRRLTNIGACFEAATKLEAATKLEAASAVADLDVAERSALERALGAGGTGRGATSAMRGAAGQLKELERNQKARATRAQRDAIDRALQDLVGFYRDVLVTSMRAPVAMVHGDLAAVTSAAAEKWAPESTLRRLEAVLACRDSIDRNVKPQVALEAMMVTLWRG, encoded by the coding sequence GTGAGTCCCCAAGATGTCTTCTCGGATCTGGTGGGCCAGGACGAACCGGTCCGGATCCTGCGCCGGGCCGCGGCAGCGGCCGCCCGCACCATGGCCGGTGACCCGGATCCGGGTGGGATGACCCACGCCTGGATCTTCACCGGTCCGCCGGGGGCCCGGCGAGCGGTCGCGGCGCGGGCTTTCGCGGCCGCGTTGCAGTGTGAGCGGGACGGCATCGGCTGCGGCGAGTGCCACGGGTGTCACACGACGATGGTCGGTACGCACGCTGACGTGCACGTGGTGGCCACCGAAGGGCTCAGCATCGGGGTCAAGGAGACCAGGATGCTGGTGTTGCGGTCGGCCAGCGCCCCGTCCGGCAGCCGCTGGCAGGTCGTCATCGTGGAGGACGCCGACCGGCTCGGCGAGCGGGCCAGCAACGCGCTGCTCAAGGCCATCGAGGAGCCGTCGCCGCGGACGGTCTTCCTGCTGTGCACTCCGTCGGTGCACCCGGACGACATCATGGTGACGATCCGGTCCCGGTGCCGCCTGGTGTCGATGATCCAGCCATCGGCGGCGGCTTTGAGTGAGTTCCTGGTGCGCCGGCACGGCATGGTTCCGGAGCAGGCCGGCTGGGCGGCGGCCGCCGCGCAGGGTGATCTGGAGCGGGCCCGGCAGCTCGCGGCGGATCCGGAGTCCCGTGGTCGCCGGGACGAGGTGCTCGGTGTGCCGCGCCGGCTGACCAACATCGGGGCGTGTTTCGAGGCGGCGACGAAGCTGGAGGCGGCCACCAAGCTGGAGGCGGCGAGCGCGGTGGCCGATCTGGACGTGGCGGAGCGGTCCGCGCTGGAGCGGGCGCTGGGCGCGGGCGGCACCGGCCGGGGTGCGACGTCGGCGATGCGCGGTGCGGCCGGCCAGTTGAAGGAGCTGGAGCGGAACCAGAAGGCGCGGGCTACCCGGGCGCAGCGCGACGCGATCGACCGGGCGCTTCAGGATCTGGTCGGTTTCTACCGGGACGTGCTGGTCACCTCGATGCGGGCGCCGGTGGCGATGGTGCACGGCGATCTGGCGGCAGTGACGTCGGCCGCGGCGGAGAAGTGGGCGCCGGAGAGCACGTTGCGTCGCCTGGAGGCGGTGCTGGCCTGCCGTGATTCGATCGACCGCAACGTGAAACCGCAGGTCGCCCTAGAGGCGATGATGGTCACGCTCTGGCGAGGATGA
- the tmk gene encoding dTMP kinase, translating to MAALRSVLRLRGFRRLWLVLAAASFGDWIGILATALFASAQFENTAAQGAAFGGTIAVRLLPALVLGPIAGVLADRFDRRYTMVIVDLLRFVIYGSIPLAPVFGATPAQTVAWATIATLIGEAITLIWIPAKEAAVPNLIPKSQIEVSNQLTLVTTYGITPILAALTLSALTAGLQQSGVSLPDWAQPVQIALYINALSRLATAIVVFFGIKEIGGKSEERKRAAEEQSMTRQFLDGWKYLGSTPLVRGLVVGIFGAFAAGGVVIGAARTFAYSLGAGEAAFSLLFGFIFMGLALGIGLGPMIVKDLSRRRWFGMSIVLASGSVMFLGFAFHLSMALVGALLVGAGAGMAFLAGTTLLYGEIEDAVRGRVFAVVQIGVRTVLLLAITVAGVLVGFGSSRRVHLGPLAFDVSSTRVLLLVAGAIGIWVGIGAFRQMDDKKGVPVLADLFGSLRGRPLSPPEEFVRSGVFVVFEGGEGAGKSTQVTRLAEALKAEGRDVVVTREPGATDVGARIRGLVLDKSETPSARAEALLYAADRAHHVATVVRPALSRGAVVISDRYIDSSLAYQGAGRTLPVQEISWLSAWATGGLKPDLVVLLDVDPGVGLTRVDSRGEGADRLESESQAFHERVRYAFLDLAATDPKRYLVLDASRPLDEISEAVTLRLAGVLDPVEVS from the coding sequence ATGGCGGCGCTTCGCTCGGTTCTGCGCCTACGCGGCTTCCGGAGGCTCTGGCTGGTCCTCGCGGCCGCCTCCTTCGGTGACTGGATCGGCATCCTCGCCACCGCGCTCTTCGCATCCGCCCAGTTCGAGAACACCGCGGCCCAGGGCGCCGCGTTCGGTGGCACCATCGCCGTGCGCCTGCTCCCGGCCCTGGTCCTCGGCCCGATCGCGGGAGTGCTCGCCGACCGGTTCGACCGCCGCTACACGATGGTGATCGTCGACCTGCTGCGGTTCGTCATCTACGGCTCGATCCCGCTCGCCCCGGTCTTCGGCGCCACCCCGGCCCAGACCGTCGCCTGGGCCACCATCGCCACCCTCATCGGCGAGGCGATCACGCTGATCTGGATCCCGGCCAAGGAGGCCGCGGTCCCGAACCTGATCCCCAAGTCGCAGATCGAGGTCTCCAACCAGCTCACCCTGGTCACCACGTACGGCATCACGCCGATCCTCGCCGCCCTGACACTCTCCGCGCTGACCGCCGGACTCCAGCAGTCCGGTGTCTCCCTGCCGGACTGGGCGCAGCCGGTGCAGATCGCCCTCTACATCAACGCGCTCTCCCGCCTGGCCACCGCGATCGTCGTCTTCTTCGGCATCAAGGAGATCGGCGGCAAGAGCGAGGAGCGCAAGCGCGCCGCCGAAGAACAGAGCATGACCCGCCAGTTCCTCGACGGGTGGAAATACCTCGGCAGCACCCCGCTGGTCCGCGGCCTGGTGGTCGGCATCTTCGGAGCGTTCGCCGCCGGTGGCGTGGTGATCGGCGCGGCCCGCACCTTCGCCTACTCGCTGGGTGCCGGTGAGGCCGCGTTCTCCCTGCTCTTCGGCTTCATCTTCATGGGCCTGGCACTCGGCATCGGCCTCGGCCCGATGATCGTCAAGGACCTGTCCCGGCGGCGCTGGTTCGGCATGAGCATCGTGCTGGCCAGCGGATCGGTGATGTTCCTCGGCTTCGCGTTCCACCTGTCGATGGCCCTGGTCGGGGCGCTGCTCGTCGGTGCCGGTGCGGGCATGGCGTTCCTGGCCGGGACCACCCTGCTGTACGGGGAGATCGAGGACGCCGTCCGCGGCCGGGTCTTCGCCGTCGTGCAGATCGGCGTCCGGACCGTGCTCCTGCTGGCCATCACAGTGGCCGGCGTGCTCGTCGGTTTCGGCAGCTCCCGCCGGGTCCACCTGGGCCCGCTCGCCTTCGACGTGTCGTCCACCCGGGTGCTGCTGCTGGTGGCCGGTGCGATCGGCATCTGGGTGGGCATCGGGGCGTTCCGCCAGATGGACGACAAGAAGGGCGTGCCGGTCCTCGCCGACCTGTTCGGCTCGCTGCGCGGGCGCCCGCTCTCCCCGCCCGAGGAATTCGTCCGCTCCGGAGTCTTCGTGGTCTTCGAAGGCGGCGAGGGAGCCGGCAAGTCGACCCAGGTCACCCGGCTCGCCGAAGCACTCAAAGCAGAGGGCCGCGACGTCGTCGTCACCCGCGAACCCGGCGCCACCGACGTCGGCGCCCGAATCCGCGGGCTGGTGCTGGACAAGTCCGAGACCCCGTCGGCCCGGGCCGAGGCGCTGCTCTACGCCGCCGACCGGGCCCACCACGTCGCCACCGTGGTCCGGCCCGCCCTCAGCCGGGGCGCCGTCGTGATCAGTGACCGCTACATCGACTCGTCGCTGGCCTACCAGGGCGCTGGGCGCACCCTGCCGGTCCAGGAGATCTCCTGGCTGTCCGCGTGGGCCACCGGCGGGCTCAAACCCGACCTGGTCGTCCTGCTCGACGTCGACCCCGGCGTGGGCCTGACCCGGGTGGACTCCCGGGGCGAGGGCGCCGACCGCCTGGAGAGCGAGTCCCAGGCCTTCCACGAGCGGGTTCGGTACGCCTTCCTCGACCTGGCCGCCACCGACCCCAAGCGGTACCTGGTCCTGGACGCGTCCCGGCCCCTCGACGAGATCTCCGAAGCGGTCACCCTCCGCCTCGCCGGCGTACTGGATCCGGTCGAGGTCAGCTGA